A genomic stretch from Candidatus Methylomirabilota bacterium includes:
- a CDS encoding SAM-dependent methyltransferase, which translates to PIPGPSAVIAALSAAGVPADRFLFEGFLPNKPGRRLNRLRTLRELETTLVFYESPHRILATLGAVAEVFGEAPLVVARELTKQFEEIVEGTAAMLAERFAKGTARGEFTVVIPHTKARSEKEPGEAEVESE; encoded by the coding sequence GCCGATCCCCGGGCCCTCCGCGGTGATCGCTGCGCTCTCCGCCGCCGGCGTGCCCGCCGATCGGTTTCTCTTCGAGGGCTTCCTGCCCAACAAGCCGGGGCGACGGCTCAATCGCCTGCGGACCTTGCGCGAGCTCGAGACGACGCTGGTCTTCTACGAATCCCCCCACCGCATCCTCGCCACGCTGGGCGCCGTCGCCGAGGTGTTCGGCGAGGCGCCCCTGGTGGTGGCGCGCGAGCTGACCAAGCAGTTCGAGGAGATCGTGGAGGGGACGGCCGCCATGCTGGCCGAGCGCTTCGCCAAGGGAACGGCGCGCGGCGAGTTCACGGTGGTGATCCCGCACACGAAGGCGCGAAGCGAGAAGGAGCCGGGCGAGGCGGAGGTGGAGAGTGAATAG
- a CDS encoding BBE domain-containing protein yields MTRLTLRTRELPARFGAAVLTVKAASDSASRRLIGEIVGFYAERLFNPHWGEQLVFRRDGAVEVRMVFQGLDQQEAERVWQPFLDRVTASGGELSLEGRPFVAAVPARRFWDPAFLRSVRGLVVADSRPGAPEGNVLWAGDAGQAAQVIHGYQSAWLPDGLLQPARREALADALYAATRHWGVALHVNKGLAGAPADDVAAARDTATNPAVLDAFALAISAAAGPPWHPGLRGHEPDVAAARTRAAAIERAMREIRRVAPAAGSYVSESNFFEEGWRDAYWGANYPRLLAVKDRYDPEGLFFVHHGVGSERWSADGFTRLA; encoded by the coding sequence GTGACGCGGCTCACCCTGCGAACGCGGGAGCTGCCGGCGCGCTTCGGCGCGGCGGTCCTCACGGTCAAGGCGGCGTCGGACAGCGCGTCCCGTCGCCTGATCGGCGAGATCGTCGGTTTCTACGCCGAGCGATTGTTCAATCCCCACTGGGGTGAGCAGCTCGTATTTCGCCGCGACGGTGCCGTCGAGGTGCGGATGGTGTTCCAGGGGCTCGATCAGCAGGAGGCGGAGCGCGTGTGGCAGCCGTTCCTCGACCGCGTGACCGCCTCGGGCGGGGAGCTGAGCCTGGAGGGGCGTCCCTTCGTCGCCGCCGTGCCGGCGCGGCGCTTCTGGGATCCCGCGTTCCTCCGGAGCGTGCGCGGCCTCGTGGTGGCGGACAGCCGGCCCGGCGCGCCCGAGGGCAATGTGCTGTGGGCGGGCGACGCGGGGCAGGCGGCGCAGGTGATTCACGGCTATCAGTCGGCGTGGCTGCCTGACGGGCTGCTCCAGCCAGCGCGCCGGGAGGCGCTCGCGGATGCGTTGTACGCGGCCACGCGGCACTGGGGCGTCGCGCTCCACGTCAACAAAGGGCTCGCCGGCGCGCCCGCGGACGACGTGGCCGCCGCGCGCGACACCGCGACCAATCCCGCGGTGCTGGACGCCTTCGCGCTGGCGATCAGCGCGGCCGCGGGCCCGCCCTGGCATCCGGGTCTGCGCGGCCACGAGCCCGACGTGGCCGCCGCGCGCACCCGCGCCGCCGCCATCGAGCGCGCCATGCGGGAGATCCGCCGGGTGGCGCCCGCCGCGGGCTCCTATGTCTCCGAGAGCAATTTCTTCGAAGAGGGCTGGCGCGACGCCTACTGGGGCGCCAACTACCCACGCCTCCTCGCCGTCAAGGACCGGTATGATCCCGAGGGCCTCTTCTTCGTCCACCACGGGGTGGGGAGCGAGCGCTGGAGCGCCGACGGCTTCACGCGGCTCGCGTGA
- the thiD gene encoding bifunctional hydroxymethylpyrimidine kinase/phosphomethylpyrimidine kinase, which translates to MRIPRALTIAGSDSGGGAGIQADLKTFSAFRVFGTSVITAVTAQNSLGVQGVENLPPTFVAQQLHSVLDDFGADAAKCGMLSTAPIIEAIADVLRETPIANLVVDPVMVAKSGDPLLRADARQALITRILPLALVVTPNLPEAEALTGVPVTDRAGMEDAARRIAGLGPRHVLVKGGHLKGDAVDLLWDGRSFQTFASPRVDSPNTHGTGCTLSAGIAAGLALGYSLTDAVTRAKAYVTRAIREGFQAGRGVGQLRHFLAEW; encoded by the coding sequence ATGCGTATTCCTCGCGCCCTGACCATCGCCGGGTCGGATTCCGGCGGTGGGGCGGGCATCCAGGCCGACCTCAAGACCTTCTCGGCATTTCGGGTGTTCGGCACCTCGGTGATCACCGCGGTGACGGCCCAGAACTCCCTCGGCGTGCAGGGGGTGGAAAATCTCCCGCCCACCTTCGTGGCCCAGCAGCTCCACTCGGTGCTGGACGACTTCGGCGCCGACGCGGCGAAGTGCGGCATGCTCTCGACCGCGCCCATCATCGAGGCCATCGCGGACGTGCTGCGCGAGACGCCCATCGCGAACCTGGTGGTGGATCCGGTGATGGTGGCGAAGTCGGGCGACCCGCTGCTGCGCGCGGACGCGCGCCAGGCCCTCATCACGCGCATCCTGCCGCTGGCGCTGGTCGTGACGCCGAACCTGCCCGAGGCGGAAGCGCTCACCGGCGTGCCCGTCACGGACCGCGCGGGCATGGAGGACGCGGCGCGGCGCATCGCGGGGCTCGGCCCGCGCCACGTGCTCGTCAAGGGCGGCCATCTCAAGGGGGACGCGGTGGATCTCCTCTGGGACGGGCGCTCGTTCCAGACCTTCGCGTCGCCGCGCGTGGACTCGCCGAACACCCACGGCACCGGCTGCACGCTGTCCGCCGGGATCGCGGCCGGGCTCGCGCTCGGCTACTCCCTCACCGACGCCGTCACCCGCGCCAAGGCCTACGTGACCCGCGCCATCCGCGAAGGGTTCCAGGCCGGCCGCGGCGTCGGGCAGCTCCGACACTTCCTCGCCGAGTGGTGA
- a CDS encoding FAD-dependent oxidoreductase, with amino-acid sequence MNRRTLLTRAAAVALAPWLGRSCAPSPGSGRAPSGALRRVRPSDPEWPSAARWALLDREVDGRLIKVQSPLLACVENADSAPCVELGKQLTNTYYLGDEVGLTQSLGWVDAWTSQPSVYAVAAQTTADVVAAVNFARAHRLRLVVKGGGHSYLGTSSSPDSLLVWTRRMNAVTVHDAFIPSGCAGRMAPQPAVTVGAGAIWMSVYNEVTTRAGRYVQGGGCVTVGVAGLIQSGGFGSFSKRYGLAAAGLLEAEVVTADGLARTANPCTHPDLFWGSRAAAGEASAS; translated from the coding sequence GTGAATAGGCGAACCTTGCTGACCCGGGCCGCCGCCGTGGCGCTCGCGCCGTGGCTCGGTCGCTCCTGTGCGCCGTCGCCGGGATCGGGCCGCGCGCCGAGCGGCGCGCTTCGACGCGTGCGGCCGTCCGATCCGGAATGGCCGAGCGCGGCCCGCTGGGCCCTGCTCGATCGCGAGGTCGACGGTCGGCTCATCAAGGTCCAGTCGCCCCTTCTGGCGTGCGTGGAGAACGCCGACAGCGCCCCATGTGTCGAGCTGGGGAAGCAGCTCACCAATACCTACTACCTCGGCGACGAGGTCGGGCTGACCCAGTCCCTCGGCTGGGTGGACGCCTGGACGTCGCAGCCGAGCGTGTACGCCGTCGCCGCGCAGACGACCGCGGACGTGGTGGCCGCGGTCAACTTCGCGCGCGCGCATCGCCTGCGGCTCGTGGTGAAGGGGGGCGGCCACAGCTATCTCGGTACGTCCTCTTCGCCGGACTCGCTCCTCGTCTGGACGCGGCGCATGAATGCCGTCACGGTGCACGACGCCTTCATTCCGTCCGGCTGCGCGGGGCGGATGGCGCCGCAGCCCGCCGTCACCGTCGGGGCCGGCGCGATCTGGATGTCCGTCTACAACGAGGTGACCACGCGGGCTGGTCGCTACGTCCAGGGCGGGGGATGCGTGACCGTCGGCGTGGCCGGTCTCATCCAGAGCGGAGGATTCGGGAGCTTCTCGAAGCGCTATGGCCTGGCCGCGGCGGGTCTCCTCGAGGCCGAGGTCGTCACCGCCGACGGCCTGGCGCGGACCGCCAATCCCTGCACCCATCCGGACCTCTTCTGGGGCTCAAGGGCGGCGGCGGGGGAAGCCTCGGCGTCGTGA